The following proteins come from a genomic window of Mariniflexile sp. TRM1-10:
- a CDS encoding outer membrane beta-barrel family protein: MFKNLFTCFLYLSPLLVFTQDIILTGRVVDQSNLPVPFANVVLYSEDTTTFIDGTTTNEEGVFQFKNLKPNHCTITISYLGFEESKSTFNVDKTLDLGVIILKEKIQTLDGVTVVAKRPTVKRMVDRLVFNVENSTLSNNNVLDVLKHTPGVLVHDGAITIKHSTPTIYINDRKVHLSANEIQQLLEGTSANNIKSIEVITNPPAKYEAEGGAVLNIITSKNIIAGYNGSVFGNYKQGSEYPKYAFGTSHFFKTKKLNTYIGYNNSPRKDYRHNSEFINFIENNQTTSSWETDFKRTRETSNHNINATIDYELNDNNSLGFSTTMLLAPREHTKTFVNSLTEVYNANHVLDSTFNTINRLVDETINMAFTLDYVHKFKKEGEKLVVGTHHTNYDFSSFQDVKTGYFLPNDPVAFRNNNFQTFSSQKIKLYTGQLDYELPINSSAQFEAGAKISNINSESLLTQYIFEDGEKVVDLQNSDTFLYEEVNYAAYSSYSKDWQNWSLKSGVRIEYTDITGNSLSTNTINHKDYIKLFPSFYLLHRLNEHNDVYFSYNKRIYRPRYSKLNPFKYFLNDKTYITGDPNLKPQVDDIFTLGYTFNKDYTFELYYRYENDPTLEIIFQDNDENVIKYINTNIDNSISYGLDFTTYTKLANRWNLYVLASVFYYENQFFALESGNQLTKIDKWSLYGNVVNYFTLLKDKSFTLDVAYLYISPLLDGPINVSSRHGLDLSLRKTLWKDKASISIGYTDVFNTQNFNTTTKYLNQDAYLISRLENRLFTLGFNYKFGNSHLKNNQKQIDLDERDRLNSNSN, from the coding sequence ATGTTCAAAAATTTATTCACCTGTTTCCTATATCTATCGCCCTTATTAGTCTTTACACAAGATATTATTTTAACAGGTCGTGTTGTAGATCAAAGCAATTTACCTGTTCCGTTTGCAAATGTTGTTTTATATAGTGAAGATACTACTACTTTTATTGATGGCACAACAACCAATGAAGAGGGTGTTTTTCAATTTAAAAATTTAAAACCTAATCATTGCACTATAACAATAAGTTATTTAGGTTTTGAAGAAAGTAAAAGCACGTTCAATGTCGATAAAACCTTGGATTTGGGCGTCATCATTCTTAAGGAAAAAATCCAAACGTTGGATGGTGTTACGGTGGTTGCCAAAAGACCAACTGTTAAACGTATGGTAGATCGTTTGGTTTTTAACGTCGAAAACTCAACACTTTCCAACAATAACGTATTGGATGTTTTAAAACACACCCCAGGCGTATTGGTACATGATGGAGCCATTACTATAAAACATTCAACTCCAACAATTTATATAAATGACAGAAAAGTGCATTTATCAGCCAATGAAATCCAACAACTTTTAGAAGGCACATCGGCCAATAATATAAAGTCCATTGAAGTCATTACAAACCCACCTGCAAAATATGAGGCAGAAGGAGGTGCGGTACTGAATATAATAACCAGTAAAAATATTATAGCAGGCTATAACGGGAGTGTTTTTGGGAATTACAAACAGGGTAGTGAATATCCTAAATACGCCTTTGGCACCAGTCATTTTTTTAAAACAAAAAAACTAAATACTTATATAGGTTACAATAATAGCCCACGAAAGGATTATAGACATAACAGCGAGTTTATTAACTTTATAGAAAACAACCAAACAACGTCCAGCTGGGAAACCGATTTTAAAAGAACACGGGAAACATCCAATCACAATATAAATGCTACTATTGATTATGAACTTAATGATAACAATAGCTTAGGGTTTTCAACAACTATGTTACTAGCTCCAAGAGAACACACAAAGACATTTGTTAATTCTTTGACAGAAGTTTATAATGCAAACCATGTTTTAGACTCCACTTTTAACACTATAAACAGATTGGTTGATGAAACTATTAACATGGCATTTACGTTAGATTATGTTCATAAATTCAAAAAAGAAGGAGAAAAACTAGTAGTTGGTACGCATCACACCAATTATGATTTTTCGAGTTTTCAGGATGTGAAAACAGGATATTTTTTACCAAATGACCCTGTGGCGTTTAGAAACAATAATTTTCAAACATTTTCCAGCCAAAAAATAAAATTATATACAGGACAATTAGATTATGAACTGCCTATCAATAGCTCAGCTCAATTTGAAGCAGGCGCTAAAATTTCCAATATAAATTCTGAAAGCCTTTTAACCCAATATATTTTTGAAGATGGGGAAAAAGTAGTGGATTTGCAGAATTCCGATACGTTTTTGTATGAAGAAGTTAATTATGCGGCGTACAGCAGTTACTCAAAAGATTGGCAAAACTGGAGTTTAAAATCGGGCGTTCGTATTGAATACACAGATATTACAGGAAACTCTTTATCTACCAACACCATAAACCATAAAGATTATATAAAGCTTTTTCCATCGTTTTATCTACTGCATCGATTGAATGAACATAATGACGTTTATTTTAGTTACAACAAACGGATTTATCGCCCACGATATAGTAAATTAAACCCTTTTAAATATTTTTTAAATGATAAAACGTATATAACTGGAGACCCCAATTTGAAGCCTCAAGTAGACGATATTTTTACTTTAGGCTATACGTTTAACAAAGATTATACTTTTGAGCTTTATTACAGGTATGAAAACGATCCCACTTTGGAAATAATATTTCAAGATAATGATGAAAATGTTATTAAATACATCAATACAAATATAGACAACAGTATATCGTACGGACTAGATTTTACAACCTATACAAAATTAGCTAATCGTTGGAATTTATATGTATTGGCTTCCGTTTTTTATTATGAAAATCAGTTTTTTGCATTAGAAAGCGGTAACCAATTAACAAAAATAGACAAGTGGTCTTTGTATGGTAATGTAGTTAATTATTTCACTTTGTTAAAAGACAAGAGTTTCACTTTGGATGTCGCTTATTTGTACATATCGCCATTATTGGATGGTCCAATAAATGTAAGTAGCAGACATGGGCTTGATTTAAGCTTAAGAAAAACATTATGGAAAGATAAAGCCTCCATAAGTATTGGTTATACTGATGTGTTTAATACACAAAACTTTAATACAACAACTAAATATTTAAATCAAGATGCTTATTTAATTTCCAGATTAGAAAACCGATTATTTACTTTGGGTTTTAATTATAAATTTGGAAATTCCCATCTCAAAAACAACCAAAAACAAATTGATTTAGATGAGCGCGACCGATTAAATTCCAATAGCAATTAA
- a CDS encoding alanine dehydrogenase, with the protein MAKQLSPFTKQQLLPQEETLEIFKRKGELFIGIPKETAFQEKRVCLTPDAVYAIVSNGHRVLLESGAGDGANFSDKDYSEAGAEITNDTAKVYACPMILKVEPPSLEQIKLINPQTILISALQIKTQTKSYFEALASKRITALAFEFIRDSDGTYPAVKSLSEIAGTASVLIAAELLSDTKGGNGLMFGNISGVPPLEVVILGAGTVGEFASRSAIGLGANIKIFDNSITKLRRIQTHLGRPLFTSTMQPKNLNKALKRCDVVIGAVRGNNRSPIVVSEAMVQSMKKGAIIIDVSIDTGGCFETSEVTTHKQPTFIKHGVVHYCVPNIPARYSRTASVSISNIFTPYLLKIAEDGGLENSLRFDRGLKNGLYFYHGILTSKSVGAWFGLNYSDINLIIF; encoded by the coding sequence ATGGCAAAACAATTGTCTCCTTTTACGAAACAACAACTCTTACCACAAGAAGAAACCCTTGAAATATTTAAACGTAAGGGAGAATTATTTATAGGAATTCCTAAAGAAACGGCTTTTCAGGAAAAACGTGTTTGTTTAACCCCCGATGCCGTTTATGCCATTGTTAGTAATGGGCATAGGGTGTTATTGGAATCTGGTGCTGGTGATGGGGCCAACTTTAGCGATAAGGACTATAGCGAGGCTGGTGCCGAAATCACCAACGACACCGCAAAGGTTTATGCTTGCCCCATGATACTTAAAGTAGAACCACCAAGTCTAGAGCAAATAAAACTTATCAATCCGCAGACCATTTTAATTTCTGCACTCCAGATTAAAACCCAAACAAAAAGTTACTTTGAAGCCCTAGCTTCCAAACGGATTACAGCATTGGCGTTTGAATTTATTAGGGATTCAGATGGCACCTATCCTGCAGTAAAATCCTTAAGTGAAATTGCAGGTACGGCATCGGTACTCATTGCCGCTGAATTATTATCAGACACCAAAGGAGGCAATGGCTTAATGTTTGGGAACATTAGCGGTGTACCGCCATTAGAAGTGGTTATTTTAGGCGCAGGAACCGTCGGTGAGTTTGCATCAAGAAGCGCTATTGGTTTGGGCGCCAATATAAAAATATTCGATAATTCCATTACCAAATTAAGACGGATCCAAACCCATCTGGGACGACCGCTTTTCACTTCCACCATGCAACCAAAAAATTTAAATAAAGCTTTAAAACGCTGTGATGTGGTTATCGGTGCCGTAAGAGGAAATAACAGATCACCTATTGTCGTTTCTGAGGCTATGGTACAATCCATGAAAAAAGGAGCTATTATCATCGATGTGAGTATTGACACCGGAGGCTGTTTTGAAACCAGTGAGGTCACAACCCACAAACAGCCCACCTTCATAAAACATGGTGTGGTACATTATTGTGTGCCAAATATTCCTGCCAGATATTCTCGTACAGCCTCAGTATCAATCAGTAATATTTTTACGCCTTACTTATTAAAAATTGCTGAAGATGGTGGTTTGGAAAATTCCCTTCGATTTGATAGAGGTTTAAAAAATGGGTTGTACTTTTACCACGGAATTTTAACTAGTAAATCTGTTGGTGCATGGTTTGGTTTAAATTACAGCGATATTAATTTGATTATTTTTTAA
- a CDS encoding sugar transferase has protein sequence MIAKRLFDVICAIIGLIILAPFLLLISILIKLDSKGPILFIQGRVGKNNRDFNIYKFRTMRIQSESKGLLTLGNHDSRITKVGYVLRRYKIDEFPQLINILKGDMSFVGPRPELRYYVNFYSEDDMKIFEVRPGITGLASLKYRNEVELLKAAENPEEFFIKTIIPDKLKFNKEYIKKRNFFFDLKLIFITIIKVVTK, from the coding sequence ATGATAGCTAAACGTTTGTTTGATGTAATATGCGCTATTATTGGTTTAATAATACTGGCTCCTTTTTTATTACTCATTTCCATACTTATTAAATTAGATTCCAAAGGCCCTATTCTATTCATACAAGGGCGTGTTGGAAAAAACAATAGAGATTTTAATATTTATAAGTTTAGAACCATGCGTATCCAATCGGAAAGCAAAGGATTGCTGACTTTAGGAAACCACGATTCCAGAATCACCAAAGTAGGCTATGTGTTGCGCCGCTATAAAATTGACGAATTCCCACAGCTCATAAATATTCTAAAAGGAGACATGAGCTTTGTAGGGCCCCGGCCAGAACTTCGCTATTATGTAAATTTTTATAGTGAAGACGATATGAAAATTTTTGAGGTGCGTCCAGGCATAACGGGACTAGCCTCATTAAAGTACAGAAACGAGGTAGAACTTTTAAAAGCTGCCGAAAATCCTGAAGAATTCTTTATAAAGACCATCATTCCAGATAAGTTAAAATTCAACAAAGAATATATTAAGAAGAGAAACTTCTTCTTCGATTTAAAGCTCATCTTCATAACCATTATCAAGGTGGTGACCAAATAA
- a CDS encoding patatin-like phospholipase family protein translates to MSKKSKSNTFHLGLTMAGAVSAGAYTAGFMDYILEALSAWEDAKKQNETNPKSPIPNHDVIIDAIGGASAGGMVSMITTLALCSGKIKPVRAVSNTKTGNILYDSWVFLDDDDSLYDGRGTGKTTFEKMLSNDDLHDNKSAPSLLNSKPIDRIAEQVFELLPEDASVNNLPNYISKDLRVLLTVTSLRPLDYKVNFSKIKSKFLDSTPGHHISNHDIVAHFKLKYDEIADKNKFLPFRPFTKNPVNASGKALKSNRDFLIKVTKATGAFPVGLAPRYFDVGFPTAYVRNSLKERKAFNAQMDIELKLGTERNFQFTAVDGGVINNEPFDEVLRCLVANHGTEDPVNPKYGTLLIDPFPNFENEILYDTPNYQKNTIMDVIGGLIPTILNQARNKHHDTYGIGLFKLMAFPRKLKLGKLEEVDHPPLATGGIGGFGGFIDIEFRKHDFFLGRKNAKNFLRGILFMEYDKEDPNNLFYNVSKEAVKKFRKIVKQEDGTKKIFMPIIPDVTKLDPNDDANPSSYEVPDFPKLDKKAFGRLEKPIRNRVKAILKAELNDKLSGWLWGLVKGLVISKLSKKITKWAMTTIEKDFAKRGM, encoded by the coding sequence ATGAGTAAAAAGTCAAAATCCAACACATTTCATTTAGGTCTAACCATGGCTGGTGCTGTTTCTGCCGGCGCTTATACTGCCGGGTTTATGGACTATATACTAGAGGCACTATCTGCATGGGAAGATGCTAAAAAGCAAAATGAAACGAATCCGAAGAGCCCCATTCCCAATCACGATGTTATTATTGATGCCATAGGAGGTGCTTCGGCAGGAGGAATGGTGAGTATGATTACAACGTTGGCACTTTGTTCAGGGAAAATTAAACCCGTAAGAGCCGTTTCAAACACCAAAACCGGTAATATTCTTTATGACAGTTGGGTGTTTCTTGATGATGATGACAGCCTGTATGATGGTAGAGGAACAGGAAAAACGACCTTTGAAAAGATGCTTTCCAATGACGACCTCCATGATAACAAATCGGCACCGTCATTATTGAATTCAAAACCAATCGACAGGATTGCCGAACAGGTTTTTGAGTTGCTTCCCGAAGATGCTTCTGTTAATAATCTTCCCAATTACATATCCAAAGACCTTAGGGTGTTACTGACGGTTACAAGCTTGCGTCCTTTGGATTATAAAGTGAACTTCAGCAAAATAAAATCAAAGTTCCTGGATTCAACGCCTGGGCATCATATCAGCAATCACGATATTGTGGCGCATTTCAAATTAAAATATGATGAGATAGCAGATAAAAACAAGTTTTTACCATTTCGTCCATTTACCAAAAACCCGGTGAATGCCTCTGGTAAAGCATTAAAATCAAATCGCGATTTTTTAATCAAAGTCACAAAAGCGACTGGCGCTTTTCCTGTAGGACTCGCACCGCGTTACTTTGATGTGGGATTTCCTACGGCATACGTTCGTAATAGTTTAAAAGAACGGAAGGCTTTTAACGCTCAAATGGATATTGAATTGAAGTTGGGTACGGAAAGAAATTTTCAGTTTACGGCTGTAGATGGTGGTGTCATTAATAACGAACCTTTTGATGAAGTTTTAAGATGTCTGGTGGCAAATCATGGTACTGAAGATCCTGTCAATCCAAAATACGGCACGCTCTTAATCGATCCTTTTCCAAACTTCGAAAATGAGATCTTGTATGATACCCCTAACTACCAAAAAAACACGATCATGGATGTTATTGGTGGTTTAATCCCGACGATTCTTAACCAAGCTCGTAACAAGCATCATGACACCTATGGGATAGGATTATTTAAGCTTATGGCATTTCCTAGAAAATTAAAATTAGGGAAGCTTGAAGAGGTCGATCATCCACCTTTGGCTACCGGTGGGATTGGCGGTTTTGGTGGTTTTATAGATATAGAGTTCAGGAAGCATGATTTTTTTCTCGGACGTAAAAACGCAAAGAATTTTTTGAGAGGTATTCTATTCATGGAATATGATAAAGAGGATCCAAACAATCTATTTTATAATGTGAGTAAAGAGGCGGTTAAAAAGTTTAGAAAAATAGTTAAACAAGAGGACGGTACAAAAAAAATATTCATGCCCATTATCCCTGATGTGACTAAATTGGATCCTAATGATGATGCAAATCCTTCAAGTTACGAGGTTCCAGATTTTCCTAAATTAGATAAAAAAGCCTTCGGGAGATTAGAGAAACCAATAAGAAATCGCGTGAAAGCCATTTTAAAGGCTGAATTGAATGATAAATTATCAGGTTGGTTGTGGGGTTTAGTCAAAGGTCTTGTTATTAGTAAGCTTTCAAAAAAAATAACCAAGTGGGCCATGACAACTATTGAAAAAGATTTTGCAAAACGCGGGATGTGA
- a CDS encoding helix-turn-helix transcriptional regulator, whose translation MAVERINRIKEVLVIQGKSQVWLAEALGKSTTSVTAFCNNKSQPHLKDLKKIAEILDVDIRMLLVSTKE comes from the coding sequence ATGGCAGTAGAGAGAATAAATAGAATAAAAGAAGTTTTAGTCATTCAAGGAAAATCACAAGTTTGGCTTGCGGAAGCACTTGGAAAAAGTACGACTTCAGTAACGGCATTTTGCAATAATAAATCACAACCACATTTAAAAGATTTAAAAAAGATAGCAGAAATCTTAGATGTGGATATTAGAATGTTATTGGTTTCAACGAAAGAATAA
- a CDS encoding AAA family ATPase, which translates to MAQINLANKNLVQWPEIPNNITDIRIQNNKCTEIPDSIEKLKGLTRIIADGNNITKVSDKILLLPAFQDLRLHSNKLLDIPNVIYGIKNLAILILGKNLITKIPSEISNLKMLTQLHLQDNSINSLSKEIGQLSNLTHLYLDNNPIEFLPHSIKDLKKLALLSIHGTKLPIPPNYTPQTPENTIKYVLENQIDADEPIISFTNAYIFKNIQKQIIESKFKEVIDSYSQEIDVNFKNINSIDQISKSISIIFFLITYDSHSDKKLVHQLLEKCQKLKLNYYILLQSSVIETNINFINLEVGNLIESNRLDIQKKYKGRILDFSSYDELKGNIFSALTQHSPKIRLNKLVLTNIGHFKNKILRFDENITCLVGENGTGKSTILRALALGAIGGKHPSLDKKKLQPFLRISGIDSNGNTIYENGLIELEYSIDGEIFKNEITFQPIDDGRDFNVNGTTDSEILSGRFNLKSLIVGFPQLRSEIIESSIQKTNKVTQAHVNDLIPLIYSNEEDNRLNSFISWIVNLDVEGLQQGKEKINNKRAIVDKVFEIISEITKHDIKYIKVKSASPPDVWVSTFDSPKGVPLSMVSQGFKIIMSWVGYYLERMITSFPALGTNEAITQNAILILDEIDTSIHPKWQSEFINILRKNFTKTQFIFTTHSPLIISRLNKEQILEFEVSDNNEINLLANQTDTWSLSYNDILHKLFNTVELPPLYNLDQLNKLLENTPKEDFETRKIILENIDTLKESSSFNESIKKYEDSLKEKQNELNALIKNLKSNT; encoded by the coding sequence ATGGCACAAATTAATCTAGCAAATAAGAATTTAGTTCAATGGCCTGAAATCCCAAATAATATTACTGATATTAGGATTCAGAACAACAAATGCACGGAGATACCAGATTCTATTGAAAAACTTAAAGGACTTACTCGAATTATTGCTGATGGTAATAATATTACAAAAGTATCAGATAAGATATTACTGCTTCCAGCCTTTCAAGATCTGCGTCTTCATAGCAATAAATTGTTAGATATACCTAATGTAATATATGGTATCAAAAATTTAGCCATACTAATTCTAGGAAAGAATCTCATTACTAAAATTCCGAGTGAGATAAGTAATTTAAAAATGCTTACGCAATTACATCTTCAAGATAATTCAATAAATTCTTTGTCAAAAGAAATTGGACAGTTGTCGAATTTAACACATCTTTATTTGGACAATAATCCCATAGAATTTCTGCCACATTCAATAAAAGATTTAAAAAAATTAGCCCTTTTAAGCATACATGGTACAAAATTACCTATTCCACCAAATTATACACCCCAAACACCAGAGAACACAATCAAGTATGTCTTAGAAAATCAAATTGATGCTGATGAACCTATCATATCCTTTACAAATGCCTATATTTTCAAAAACATTCAGAAGCAAATTATTGAATCTAAATTTAAAGAAGTTATAGATTCATATTCTCAAGAAATTGATGTGAATTTTAAAAATATTAATTCTATAGATCAAATTAGCAAATCAATTAGTATTATATTTTTTCTAATCACTTACGATTCACATTCTGACAAAAAATTAGTACATCAATTACTTGAAAAATGTCAAAAACTTAAATTGAATTATTATATACTGCTTCAAAGTAGTGTTATTGAAACAAATATTAATTTTATCAATTTGGAAGTTGGTAATTTAATTGAATCAAATAGACTAGATATTCAAAAAAAGTACAAGGGCAGAATACTAGATTTTAGTTCATATGATGAATTAAAAGGGAATATATTTTCAGCACTAACTCAACACTCTCCTAAAATTAGATTAAATAAGTTAGTTCTTACTAACATTGGACATTTTAAAAATAAAATTTTAAGATTTGATGAAAATATCACTTGCTTAGTAGGAGAAAATGGAACAGGGAAAAGTACAATTTTGAGAGCATTAGCGTTAGGAGCTATAGGTGGTAAGCATCCTAGTTTAGACAAGAAAAAACTTCAACCTTTTTTAAGAATTTCTGGAATTGATTCAAATGGAAATACTATTTATGAAAATGGATTGATTGAATTAGAGTACTCCATCGATGGTGAGATCTTTAAAAATGAGATTACATTTCAGCCTATAGATGATGGTCGAGATTTTAACGTTAATGGCACTACTGATTCTGAAATTTTATCTGGGAGATTTAATTTGAAATCGTTGATAGTTGGTTTTCCTCAATTAAGGAGTGAAATAATTGAAAGTAGTATTCAGAAAACGAACAAGGTCACTCAAGCTCATGTAAATGATTTAATTCCATTGATTTATTCTAATGAAGAAGATAATAGGTTGAATTCTTTTATTAGTTGGATTGTTAATTTAGATGTGGAAGGTCTACAACAAGGAAAAGAAAAAATTAATAATAAGCGAGCCATCGTTGATAAAGTATTTGAAATCATATCTGAAATTACCAAACATGACATAAAATATATTAAAGTAAAAAGTGCTTCGCCACCCGACGTATGGGTTTCTACATTTGATTCACCCAAAGGAGTGCCATTAAGCATGGTAAGTCAAGGGTTTAAAATTATTATGAGTTGGGTAGGTTATTATTTGGAAAGAATGATTACATCCTTTCCTGCTTTGGGTACAAATGAAGCTATTACTCAAAATGCAATATTAATTCTAGATGAAATAGACACTTCAATACACCCAAAATGGCAATCAGAATTTATTAATATTTTAAGAAAGAATTTTACTAAAACTCAATTTATTTTCACAACTCATTCTCCTTTAATTATTTCAAGACTAAATAAGGAACAAATACTAGAGTTTGAAGTTAGTGATAATAATGAGATAAACCTTCTAGCAAATCAAACAGACACTTGGTCCTTATCTTATAATGATATTTTACATAAACTTTTTAATACTGTTGAATTGCCACCACTTTATAATCTTGACCAATTAAACAAATTACTTGAGAATACTCCTAAAGAGGATTTTGAAACGAGAAAAATAATACTAGAAAATATAGACACTTTAAAAGAAAGCTCTTCTTTCAATGAATCAATTAAAAAATATGAAGATTCTCTGAAAGAAAAGCAAAATGAATTAAATGCATTAATAAAAAATTTAAAATCAAATACTTAA
- a CDS encoding HNH endonuclease codes for MHFFNRNLFVGSPTKELEELNKKEQPKWLLYKSYIKENQEYRDNPKTIIKPDQVKMPSNYWNSDSIRLPLITFFESNCGYCGIYCDKNNDGEVDHHFPKELDEKAEKIYLWDNYVWSCHSCNNKKRNHSPLLDPCQKHEMGCIIFSPTTGNYDINLEASVSADIIEKYELTVIYTFINGKKRPNSRRLIYKQMLNQHMQMLKTYYKLLPLLVENTPEFDLIQKSLLNEENEFREFINEGNYLALKRYIFNLYKSSYSIPYNFEYFT; via the coding sequence ATGCATTTTTTTAATAGGAATTTATTTGTAGGTTCGCCTACCAAAGAACTTGAAGAATTAAATAAAAAAGAACAACCAAAGTGGCTTTTATACAAATCTTACATTAAAGAAAATCAAGAATATAGAGATAACCCAAAAACGATAATAAAGCCTGACCAGGTAAAAATGCCCTCAAATTATTGGAATAGTGATAGTATTCGATTGCCTTTAATTACTTTTTTTGAAAGCAACTGTGGTTATTGTGGTATTTATTGTGATAAAAATAATGATGGAGAAGTCGACCATCATTTCCCAAAAGAATTAGACGAAAAAGCTGAAAAAATATATTTATGGGATAATTATGTATGGTCATGTCATTCCTGTAATAACAAAAAGAGGAATCACTCACCGTTATTAGATCCTTGCCAAAAGCATGAAATGGGTTGTATAATTTTTTCACCAACTACAGGGAATTATGATATTAATTTAGAGGCCTCGGTATCTGCCGATATAATTGAAAAATATGAACTAACAGTCATTTATACGTTTATTAATGGTAAAAAAAGACCAAATTCAAGAAGATTAATTTATAAACAAATGCTAAACCAGCATATGCAAATGCTTAAGACATATTATAAATTACTACCTTTGTTAGTTGAAAACACTCCTGAATTTGATTTAATACAAAAAAGTTTATTGAATGAAGAAAATGAGTTTAGAGAATTTATAAATGAAGGAAATTATTTAGCATTAAAAAGATACATTTTTAATCTATATAAAAGTTCATATTCTATTCCTTATAATTTCGAATACTTCACTTAA
- a CDS encoding LLM class flavin-dependent oxidoreductase: MKTQHTAYSILDLALVSQGHSLKQTFNNVLKLAQQAETFGYTRYWLAEHHNAPNIGSSATAVLIGYVAQGTNTLRIGSGGIMLPNHSPLIIAEQFGTLASLYPNRIDLGLGRAPGTDRETAEAIRSDFMHAAHNFPDELEKLETYFTLENATSKVRATVAEGVEVPIYILGSSTDSAHLAAKKGLPYAFASHFATTHLMEALNIYRNEFQPSEHLKAPYVMAGVNTVIADTDAEANQLSTSLYRMIIGIFTGKRDYVQPPTAMTDDLKELIKHPQVQQMLKYAFVGSKATVKAQIKAFIEQTQANELIAVTNIYDIEDKIQSYKLFADIMKELH; the protein is encoded by the coding sequence ATGAAAACCCAACATACCGCTTATTCCATTTTAGACCTCGCTTTGGTTTCCCAGGGCCATTCACTTAAACAAACCTTTAATAATGTTCTTAAACTGGCACAACAGGCCGAAACCTTTGGTTATACACGCTATTGGTTGGCAGAACACCACAATGCCCCAAATATTGGCAGTAGTGCCACGGCAGTATTAATTGGTTATGTTGCTCAAGGTACAAACACGCTTCGCATAGGCTCTGGTGGTATTATGCTGCCCAACCATTCGCCATTAATTATTGCAGAACAGTTTGGCACCTTAGCCTCTTTATACCCAAACCGCATTGATCTGGGCTTGGGTAGGGCACCAGGAACAGATAGGGAAACAGCCGAAGCCATACGTTCCGATTTTATGCATGCGGCACATAATTTTCCGGATGAACTTGAAAAGTTGGAAACCTACTTCACTTTAGAAAATGCAACCTCAAAAGTGCGTGCCACCGTAGCCGAAGGCGTAGAGGTGCCCATTTATATTTTGGGTTCTAGTACAGATAGCGCCCATTTGGCAGCAAAAAAGGGATTGCCCTATGCCTTTGCCAGCCATTTTGCAACAACCCATTTAATGGAGGCGCTAAACATATACCGTAACGAATTCCAACCCTCCGAACATTTAAAAGCACCCTATGTTATGGCTGGGGTTAACACTGTTATTGCAGATACCGATGCAGAAGCTAACCAGTTATCCACATCCTTATACCGTATGATTATTGGTATTTTTACAGGCAAGCGCGATTATGTACAGCCACCAACAGCCATGACCGATGACCTTAAAGAACTTATAAAGCATCCACAAGTACAGCAAATGCTAAAGTATGCGTTTGTAGGCAGTAAAGCCACTGTTAAGGCACAGATAAAAGCGTTTATAGAACAAACACAAGCCAACGAGCTTATAGCGGTTACCAATATTTATGATATTGAAGACAAAATACAATCCTATAAATTGTTTGCCGATATTATGAAAGAATTACATTAA